The DNA region attccttatcgtgcgcctttgttgatttcaaagttctaaataattgtctttctattctctcacagatggtgaggacacgcacaactagatctgatgatcagacacccgcgcctcTTGTTGGATCCGCAAGAGGccgaggtcggggcagaggccgaggaagaccacgtggtgtagccagagtacctgcacgagctgctgcaccagagccaccagtagctccagttggagaacaggcacctgagacgcctgttactactcctgcacttcaggaaactcttgcccagtttttgagcatgttttgCACTCTACCTCaagcagggttaattccacttgcacctgccacatctcaggccgggggaggagcacagactgtcgtcgcccgtactccagaaccacgggcccaagttgaccatgccctagATATTAAACCaatgcagccagttgtcccagttcggcctaagattaggacagcagtttcagagggggagcagctcagactcgagaggtataagaagtaccaccctcccactttcagcggtttagcttcaaaGGATGCTCAGaattttctggaggaatgtcattgtatccttcgtactatgggtattgtggattccagtggggtttctttcggcattccagtttagaggagcaacctaccagtggtggcgggcatatgaattggatagtccggctgaggcagcttcacttacttggactcaattttcagatatgttcttaagagagtatgttcctcagagtcttagagatgcatggcgtgcagagtttgagaagttgcgccagggttctatgaccgtgtcagagtatgcggtccaattcagtgatttggctaggcatgcaccaaccttagttgctactgttcgagaccGGGTTCGCAGATATATTGAGGGTCTTCACTCTAGTATCAGAtatagtatggcccgagagctagagatggacatcacctaccaacaggtggtgtcaattactaggagattggaaggtatgcggactcgggatagggaagagagggaagctaagagacctcgagattcgggaacatataataattctcgtgccccagttgcagcccatcatggtagaggttatgtgagtcgtcctattcattcagcacttccagcttccagtggtattccgactactcccaaacctcaggttccatattatgcaccgcatgtgtcttctgtacctccggtatggggtgctttcagcgggcagtctagtcgatcaggcccgagccagtcccagtaGCCACGTACTCCGAGGGAATTTTTTGAGTGTAGTGACACTCatcatatcatgagggattgccccagacttaggaggggtgcacctccacagatttctcaggccccacctattccacagggtcctcaggcttctcaggccatgattactgcaccagttgccactccacctgcacaaccagctagaggtggaggtcgggcaggtagaggtcgccctagaggggaaggccagaccagatattatgcccttcctgctaggacagatgcTGTTGCATCCGATTATATTATCATatgtattattccggtctgtcatagagatgcatcagtcttatttgatccaggctccacttattcttatgtgtcatcttattttgccccgtatttgggcgtatcacgtgattccttgagttcttctatttatgtatctacacccgtgggtgaatctattattatggaccgtgtgtatcgatcgtgtttaattgttgtcagtggttttgagaccagagctgatttattattgctcagtatggtggatttcaatattattttgtgcatggactggttgtcgccctatcacgctatgcTTAATTGTTatgccaagatggtgacgttggctatgccaggtctaccgcagctagaatggagaggtacctcggatcatattcctagcagggttgtttcatttcttaaagctcaatgaatggttgagaaggggtgtgatgcgtatctggcctatgtgagagatgttagtattgatactcctactgtagagtcagttcctatagtaaggggttttccagcggatcttccgggtatgccacccgacatggatgttgactttggcattgatttgttaccgggcactcagcccatttatattccaccataccatatggccccagcagagttgaaagaattaaaagaacagttacaagagttgcttgataagggttttattcggctcagtgtatcgccttggggtgctcctatcttatttgtaaagaagaagaatggttctatgcggatgtgtattgattaccgccagctgaacaaggttaccatgaagaataggtatccattgccacgtattgatgacctatttgatcagcttcagggtgctagggtattctctaaaattgacttgcgttcaggctatcatcagttgaagattcgggagccagatattcaGAAGAccgctttcaggactcggtacagtcattacgagttccttgtgatgtcttttgggctgaccaacgccccagcagcatttatgcacttaatgaatagtatatttcagccctatctgaattctttcgtcattgtgtttattgacgacattctggtgtattcccggagtcgggaagatcatgaacaacacctgaggactgtgttgcagattttgagagaaaagaagttatatgcaaaattctcaaagtgtgagttctgacttgattcagtgggatttttgggtcatatagtttcatgcgaggggatcaaggtagatccgaagaagatttaAGAAGTGCAGaattggtccagaccgtcctcagttacgaaaatccggagtttccttgatttggctgggtattattgccgatttgtaaagggtctctcttctattgctgcatctatgaccaaattgacccagaagggtgctccattcaggtagaccgaggaatgtgaggagagcttccaaaagctcaagacaactttgactacagctccagtactGGTGTTGCCTAcatgttcaggatcttatactatgtattatgatgcgtcgcgtattggtctcggcgcagtgttgatgcaaaatagtagggtgattgcctacgcgtccagacagttaaaggtgcatgagaagaattatcatgtacatgacctggagttagcagctattattcatgccttaaaaatttggcgacattatttgtacggtgtccattgtgagatctacaccgatcatcggagtctacaacatctgtttaaatagaaggatcttaatttgcggcagcggagatggttggagttgcttaaggattatgatatcaccattctctatcatcctgggaaggccaatgtagtggccgatgccgtgagtcgtaaggcggagagtttaggcagcttagcatatttaccggtagcagagaggcctttagccttggatgttcaggccttggccaaccagtttgttagactagatgttttcgagccgagtcgagttttggcttgcgtggtttctcagtcttctctttatgatcgtatcaaggaacgtcagtatgatgacccccacctgcttgtccttaaggatacagttcagcacggtgatgccaaggaagtcactattgtaGATGatgatgtattacggatgcagggcaggctatgtgtgcctaatgtagacggtttgcgtgagttgattctccaggaggctcacagttttaGGACTTGAgataacactattggtggaggcggatgaagaaagacatagtggggtatgtatctcggtgtctaaattgtcaacaggtgaaatatgagcatcagcgaccggatggattacttcagaagttagagattccaaaatggaaatgggagtggatcactatagatttcgttgttgggctcccacagactcagcggaagtttgatgcagtttgggtgattgtggataggctgaccaaatcagcttatttcattcctgtgattactacttactcttcagagcagttggctcaggtatatattcgcgagattatcagacttcacggtgtaccggtatctatcatctctgaccggggtacacagtttacctcacggttttgaagggcagtacagcgtgagttgggtactcgggtagaattgagtacagcatttcaccctcagacggacgggcagtccaaacgcactattcagatactggaggatatgcttcgtacgtgtgtgatagattttgggggtgcttgggatcaattattaccacttgcggagtttgcttacaacaacagttaccagtcaagtattcagatggctctgtatgaggctttgtatggtaggcggtgccggtcttcagtgggttggttcgaaccgggcgaggctagactattgggtacagacttggttcagggcGCCTtaaaaaaggttaagttgattcaggatcgacttcgtacagcccaatctagacagaagagttatgaggatcggaaggtttgtgatgttgcattcatggttggtgagcgggtattgctccgggtttcgcctatgaagggtgtgatgaggttcgggaagaagggcaagttgagccctaggtatattgggccttttgagattcttgagagagttggagaggtggcggTTCATCCGATAttctatgtttctatgcttcgaaaatatcacggcgattcgtctcatatgttagacttcagttcggttcagttggacaaggatctatcttatgttgaggaaccagtggctattttagataggcaggttcgaaagctgaggtcaaagaacattgcttctgtgaaggttcagtggaggggtcgtccgatcgaggaggcgacttgggagaccgagcatgatatacgcagccgatatccacacttattcgctAGCTcgggtactttttctaactccgttagaggacgaacgtttgttttagaggtggagaatgtgatgacctaaaatatcatctttaaatttaataattaattatgtgtcctaagacctcgaaaagcactatttatcattactcgacttgcgtgcgcagtccgtaaaatttttcgaaaagttttttatgcgaaaaatgaattaaaatgtgaattagagctttaaaacaaaactgaattgaccttggtcaacatttttagcaaacggactcagatcagtgtgttgacagttttggtagatccgtatcgtgaattgggacttgggcgtatgcccgaaatcaaattccgaggtccctaccccgagatataaaattttgatgaaaaattaaaagtttaagttcaaatagtgatcggatatcgaattatatgtaaatgaccccggaatagaattttgatgattccaacagctccgtatggtgattttggacttagaagcgtgatcgaaattttatttggaagtccatagtggaattaggcttgaaatgctgaaagttaaatttttgggaagtttgatcgaggggttgactttttgatatcggggtcaaaattcgattctgaaaatttgattacctccgttatgttatttatgacctGTGCGCAGAATTCGAGGtaaatcagacgtgatttgataggttccggagtcatttgtagaaattagaagtttcaaagtttattaggcttgaatctatgtgtgattcgtgtttttattattgttgggtgtgatttgaagactcgactacattcgtatgatgtattaggacttgttggtatacttGGTTGAGGTCatgaggggctcgggcgtgttcgggatgattaacggatcattttggccttggtgagatggCTGATATCTGCTGCTACAatttttctggtttcctctttcgcgttcgcgagaggagcctcgcgttcgcgaagagtgttatGCCTCCGAGAAGAATAACTCCTACCCTGTCATATTCATAACTCCCACaagttttcatttttataattccAGATGATTAATTTCATATTTATGACACCCTTTAGTGTTTATCTAGGTAATTGAGACCTTGTAAGTCATAACTGATACGCTtaaaaggaaataagaaaagttttatttttcagtttggcactctatctcaaccttgttccattttggccctccaatctatttcttatttttcattttaacacaAAAACTTTTATCCGACATAAAAATGCAGCGCGTATACATACTTGCTTGGCCAAATACATATACAATACATTCAACTTGGtcccatttttttattttgacactCTATCTCAAGCTTGTTCCATTTTGGTCCTCCAACTCTACTTATGTTtcattttaacataaaagctgaAACCAGTGCAAAAAATATAGCGTGTGTGTATACACAAATCTGAAGTgtaataaatatccaattaaatATTGCTATATCCAATTAAAAATATAGCGCGTGTTgtaatttcaattttttattttttattttttctgcacCCCCTCCCCCcggggaaaaaaatattttttatatatattttcagttttagttttttcatctttcgatttacaggttcgaaattttacaagttccaaaattataTGTTCGGAgctttatgtgtttggaagtttactgGTTTAGAAGTTATAAAATTTACGGGTTCGAAAGTTCAcggtttcgaaagtttagcggttcgaaagtttatgaaatttgtgggtatTTCAGGATATACATGCACACACGCTTcacaaaatataaattttatttcaaaatattttattttttaatttcttttttacgaaaccgaccaacttcggtCGTATTTttttttggcgcaaaaatgcagGAAACTCTTTTAgtgtcccgcaaaatttatttttcaagaaaccgattGAAATCGGTCGGTTTTCATATAAACAGTAAATGGGGAAAGAAATAATGAAGATGAAATATAGGGGAAGGAAGTTGAGGGGTTAAAAATGGGGCCAACAGTTATTTTATTACTGTCGGAGAAGGAATTTTGCCATAAACAATCTGTCTCACGCGCCTATCATGTGAGCCAATTCACACTATATGACTAGTAAGTTTTTGTGTTaaaatgaaacataagaaatagagTTGGAGGGCAAAAATGGAACAAGTTTGAGATAGAGtgccaaaatgaaaaatggagcCAAGTTCAATGGGTTgtatatgtatttggcctttATGTTATTACCGTTGGAGAAGGAAATTTGCCCAAAAAATTCTACCTCACGCGCCTATATGGTGAGGCAACTCACACTCTGAATCTAGTCAGTTTTTGTGTTAAAGTGAAACATAAGAAATGGAGTTACAGGACCAAAATGGAACAAGATTGAGTTAAAGTGCCAAAACGAAAATTTGAGCCAAGTTTAATGGGTTTTCTTTGGCCTTTTCCTATCAATAGCTTACTCATGTTTTCAtacttttactctttttagtttATTTCTGCGATAGGTTGTTCCAGACTTCCAGTTGTTGTTCAACCATGAACTAAGAAGTTTGGGTTACAGAggcagaaaatccaaaaaaaaccGTTATTGATTATACTATAGGTTAATAGAGTTGAGAGTTTAGCAGCAAGGTAACAAGAGTAGTGACTTCTAGCTACTTTAGCATCTCCGTAACTTTTACTCTTGTAGTTACgaggaaaagagaaattgccGTCTGATtaccaaattatcatttaagtTACATTTTTTCTTCGTCCTTTTCTTTATAATTTTCCAATTTGGGGTATTTGTTTCTAAATGGTCCAATAATTCCAATGGCAGCAGAAGAACCAACGACTTTCGGCCTACATGAGGGGTATGCGAGTTTtgctaaattaaaaaaaaacaaaaacactcATGTTCGCTTCTGTTAAGTCTGTCCTTTTCTCATTCAAACTAATGTTGTAGAAGAGTTAGGAATTTCTTCACCTTTAACTAAAGTTTCAAATTCGAGTTCTAGGAATGAAAAATTTCTGGTCAAGAATATTTCTCTCTTAATGCAACGTGAAATCGGATCAATTTAACCGGTGGGTGCTGATTATAAAATTCATTCCTTCTCTCAAAATCATGGAAGAAAACTCATGCTAGAATTAgggaaaaagaacaaaatgaaaaAGGAGCTGACAGAAATAATAAGGACTTGGGATCAGGAATAAGGAAGCAAAAGATTTGAGATCATTGGCGTTTGCGTATTGGTTAAGacaaattgaaaaaagaaagCAAAGTCATGGGAAAAAGAAATGATCGATGTGGTTGATTGACATTACTGAGAACTGGCGCTATTAGGAAAGGACTACAATGCGCACAGAGAAAGATGGTTACTGTTTTACTGATGGCAGTTGAGACTTGAGTGTTTTGGTAGTGATATGGTGGTCGCAGGATATTTATATCAAACAAGTGATAATTGAGTTCAAAATATACATTACGTAATAatgatttaataataaaaatacttgtaaaagcatttttatttatttttttgccatagattttgccaaattttttccaatttttttttttttatagattttatccatattttgacaaatttccaaatctcaaaaccaacTCAACAGCtgtttttggcccaaaatattaccgtttgatatttttaaaaaaatcaaaaataaccctaaactttgtattttataaaaaagcTCACTTTCTATTATTATGACCCAACTAATCCATATTTACCCACTTTTCCCTCATTAAACTCATGCCGCTTTGTCCTTCTCAAAAAACTTTCGCCAAAGTTGTTTGTGGCAATCCAACACAAAGACAAAATTTGAAGGTAATTTGCTAAAATCCGCTAATGTTTGTATAAATTTACTTCAGATTTGTTTCACTTGTTTTGTATgaatatttttcagatttttttcgCTTGTTTTGTATAAATTTTCTTCAGAATTGTTGGGTATTTTTGATAGTTTTTAAAACTTACGGATATAAATCACATTTCatgcttttttttaaaaaaaaaagtgaaatatttttgaaaaattatgtcTAAAcagattttcatcttcaaactaaactttacccaaatcagattttttaaaacaaatttgaaaatctatggccaaatgcTAGCTTAATTTCAACCAAATATTGTTTTGTTCGACTGCCCACTAAGATCTTTGTAATAGCACTCAAGGATATAAACTACATCTTTGGCAATCTACTTCAATCAGAAGCACTTTAATCTTTGTACTCTCAAATTTAAAATGCTACTTCTAATCCCAAACCATCGTAACCTGCTGGACTGCATTTCAAAAATCTgagtttaaaagaaaattataaagGTTAGAAGCCTAAAACTCTAACATGGACAAGAGCGACTGGTGTCATGAGCACAAGCATGTTTGGGACTAGATTCAATAGATTGAATTCCAGAAGCGGCAATGCACATTGAAACTGCATCACATATCAGACAAACCGGAATGAACATGCATGCTAAATAGCAGAATCACGTTGCAGCTTCCAGTACTGCTTGAAATTGAGAAGGCACTCGGAGCAAGGGAGCTTGGATTTCGCCTGGTTTACCTAGCTGACCACAGGCGGCCATTTGATCATCTCCTCTACTCAATCGCAGAAGCACAACACATCCTGCTTCAGCAAGAATGTTTCTGAACTCAATTATCTTCTCCTTTTTGGTGGGTTTGAAGAAGGATCCAGAATGAGGGTTAAAAGAAATCAGGTTAATCTTGCATGGAATACCCTGGACAAGATTGATTAGTCTCTTTGCATCCTCAATACTGCAATAAAATTTCAACAATGAGAATCTAAAGAATacagaaaacaaaaagaatagcCAACTGATTCTGAAAAACAATACTTGTATCTAGAGGGGGAAAAACACGGGTGTGGCTTGGGGAAGGGGGCTATGGAAGTAAACCAACATCTGTGTTTCTCTTCAACCACAAATTGGAAACATCAAAAAGGCGtggagttttcaaatcttagagaAACTCAAAgaatttctaacatgaaaggggCGAGTGTTCGGAACTGACAAAATTGTTGGCCACTACTGGAAGAACAGGGAAGGGGTGACgggtaaaaaaagaaaagtcCTGTGGTGTTCGAAAGTTGGCAGGTGGGTTTAGAGTTTCTATTAGCAACCACAGAGGCATTACCCTCCATCTCTTCAGGGTAGGCATTTTGTTAGAATGGAAAGTATAAATAAGTTTATAACAATGGCATAGCTTTGCGACAAAACAAAGGCAGGTTGTAGAAATGAGAAAAAGCCCCAAATAGTCCCTTATGTATGAGTGTCGGTGTATTTTGATCCTTATTATATAACCATGGACACAAATAGTCCTTTATCTTTGTGGAAAAGGGCCACTTTTTATCACATCAAATGAAACACATTCCAAACTAACGGAAAGCTCATTATTTTAACAGAAGCATGCTGAACTTAATAGCAAAACGATGAAGAAATCAGTCACCCTTGGTTTGCCCATTTGAAAAGATAACATGAGAAGGGCCTCCTATCTGCTCACTCTGTATCTCTCTCTCTCACTAGTTTCTCTCAGTCCCTTCTTTATATGTAATTTCTCGTAAAACTCCAAGAAAAAAACAACTCTCTTTTACATCTCCAAATCAGAAACCCGCGATACATTTTTCACTACATTCCCCAAAATATAGTCTTAAGAGGACAAAAAATTTGAAGAAAGCATCATTTAGTATTAAACCACCCACTCACACTTGTCTCCCATATTTTATACAAGCAGATTTTTTTCTATTGACATTTGTGTCTGGCAACTTATCTTTAGTCAAAGGTGGATGTGTATGCATTCACATTCTGGATTTTTTGGGAGCATTAAAAACGGATctcaagtttgaattttgagggAAATGAATGCCTCCTGATGGATCAACTGGTAAACTAAGAAACAACCATGGTAAAGATTTGGAAGACTGATTTTGACACCAAACAAATAGCAGAAATTAGAGCATATTTCAGTAGAAAGCTTAAAGAAGAAAAtgctttttgtcttttctttatttgtttagttTGCCCAGATACCATTAAGTTATTTTATATTTCTGTTAATTTAAGTGTGTCCCATTTGATGGGTCCAAAAGTGACCTTTTTTTACAAAGATGAAGGACAATCTATGTTCAAGAAGCACAGTAGGGACTAAAATAAGTCAATCGCTATATATCAGGGACTACTTAGGTTTTTCTCTTGTAGAAATAAGACAAGGTATGTACCTATCATTAACTCCGGCAAGCATTACATACTCAAACAGAACTTTGTATTTATGTTTTGACTGAAGCTCATCCCTTAGTGTTCCAAGAAGCAAGTTCAAGTTAAATTTGCGGTTAATCGGCATGATCCAGCTTCTGACCTGCAATACTTCATTAGTGTGAATCAAAACATGAAGCTATTTAGTTATCTATTTTCATCCCAAGAATGAAGTTGCTCAAGGGAAATACCTCGTCAGTTGTAGCATTCAAACTGACTGCCAAAGCACAATTAGACTCGCGAAGAAAGCGCTTAAGCTGGGGCACAAGCCCACTTGTAGAAACGGTGACCTTTCGAGGACTAAAATGAAGCCCTTGTTCATCTACCAATATGTCTGCTGCTTTTATGACATTCTCAATGTTGTGAAGTGGTTCTCCCATTCCCTGGAATCAGTTATTTAACCATGCTTTCGTAAAAGCAACACTTGCTTGATAGTAGGAAAACAGAAAAGAATTAAGGAAGAAGGGATAAAAGGTCTTTTATTCTGATATCATATTAACATAGAGCCAAAATCCCAGGCAAGATTTTGTAATATAGTTACATAGTGAGAAGAGAAGGACTAGCTCCAATCAACCATGACTCATAACAAGATAAAAGGGAGCAACATGAATAATAGACTATGAGAAGGCTGCACAGAAGATAGACTTTGGCAAATTAGCAAAGCCGGCCACACAGCATCAAGAAAGGGTGTTCAGCATAGCAGAAATTAATACATGGAAATACTGGTAAAGTTTTAGGAGGTATGTATAGGAAAATGAGAACACGTTCAGTACATCAAATCAATATATCATACACATACCATAAACACAACATTGCTAATTGGGCCAACTTCACTGGATAATAACCGCCGAGCTAAAACAGCCTGCTCAACTATCTCAGATGTCGATAAGTTTCTCTTCAGACCCATTCTGCAAAGTAGATTCATGTACTTAAATGAAGAGAGCCAATTCAGGAGCTGTAAATTGGAAAAACAACCAAAAGGCTAAGAGGCTGCTAAAGCTTACCTGCCAGTGTAGCAAAACTGACAATTCATGGCACAACCTACTTGACTAGATATACAGACGGTGTTCCTGCCGCTCTCACAAGGTATCACAACAGTTTCTATTACCAGACCATCTTCCAACTTGAATAGCATCTGTAAGATCCTGTGAGTTCTATGTATTAAGTGATGAATC from Nicotiana tabacum cultivar K326 chromosome 24, ASM71507v2, whole genome shotgun sequence includes:
- the LOC107771778 gene encoding uncharacterized protein LOC107771778 translates to MRRIRISGGGSSALLGISFPFSNYTKSPLKPKSFLKLFPSTTTPIFTTLHYRLITSAQHSSPSSHVHPTPQAELPISSGGDGQNGYPLKDSKVVLKGMRYAELEKWVQSHGYRPAQALMLWKRLYGNNINIWAQCSEELEGLNKDFRKMLSEHAEFKTLNLKDILTASDGTKKMLFKLEDGLVIETVVIPCESGRNTVCISSQVGCAMNCQFCYTGRMGLKRNLSTSEIVEQAVLARRLLSSEVGPISNVVFMGMGEPLHNIENVIKAADILVDEQGLHFSPRKVTVSTSGLVPQLKRFLRESNCALAVSLNATTDEVRSWIMPINRKFNLNLLLGTLRDELQSKHKYKVLFEYVMLAGVNDSIEDAKRLINLVQGIPCKINLISFNPHSGSFFKPTKKEKIIEFRNILAEAGCVVLLRLSRGDDQMAACGQLGKPGEIQAPLLRVPSQFQAVLEAAT